Proteins found in one Pararge aegeria chromosome 12, ilParAegt1.1, whole genome shotgun sequence genomic segment:
- the LOC120628275 gene encoding armadillo repeat-containing protein 2 translates to MSDRGARRSFGAPFYAAPRRKTSSEIISEARAAISAEMSSIANGVGGSLRPLRTRRPFTPREPQRTLFTENARKKDARPPSSFDLKHLKITESSEDELVAGIAADIQPGYRDETFGLDTLPGSRINAKKIPAVRPLRAAQERSNEGWSRFTKLPHLSGRSKPLHRRNTTEQSGPSPETSTKRKQFASSKSVSYETGVALGEVLVTQLEVQLPNTFNGNDDYRNMTVLELAEALSQKTRDVDRIVQLLEALQSIIVKTLPGNSLRELVLRSLYTHIDCEDERVLVATARAMLTMGVTGSHLAAACKLVFKIARNDKNDHFFKNSNLLDLLVEGCGRVDPLTESECCVYAAGALRFLALEPRLCALAHRAGALPLTALHLKILNNAKTERPRHVSEQATHALYQVTGALRNLAGGEESGRAFAASGVLAELLAALTLHTDRDVLTNVARCLSVLSAEESCCEWLCASPISASALLTALAACASRAPLTVRLAYTLGNMAAADEQARINIYNEEGGIDVLLTILESYAQRNEIDARDLDADPDLHLVGSDLGGSDGSNEDVLIKTVRVIANLCLAEFAGRGLAASHAERTVRALLSCLQLAEKPVHKTVEISEEDYNSWVERHEELAMAALATLNNITFFFEPSESSHHNILDQLCKATCRWVRGTGAAACEAVRALGNLTRSARASQLIVLEGALDALSPLQHHEDPSVRCAAAGVLVNVCGAGSAGEAATAAARALRHAAHTRDVPAAALLTRALWNAQAHRPLDPAQAQQTTAALSVFIDDDTMFTACEASKIGERRASDPQLSRLHHVKFDVDNNNYQDEMKDLCHEPNLAVKAFSVEEDLHLDHYDDDDGERYSGEDLGFEEGEIEECECGPCKRLAAWEELVGVAIPLLEQLRPPRADASVGTD, encoded by the exons AGATGAGCAGCATAGCGAATGGAGTGGGGGGCTCGCTGCGTCCGCTGCGCACGCGTCGTCCGTTTACGCCACGCGAGCCGCAACGTACACTGTTCACAGAAAACGCGCGGAAGAAAGACGCCCGTCCGCCGAGCTCGTTTGA CCTCAAACATCTAAAAATAACAGAGAGTAGCGAAGATGAGTTGGTTGCTGGTATTGCTGCTGATATTCAGCCTGGATATCGCGATGAAACTTTCGGACTGGATACATTGCCAGGGAGCAGAATTAATGCCAAGAAAATACCCGCT GTACGGCCACTGCGAGCTGCCCAGGAAAGATCTAACGAAGGTTGGAGCCGTTTTACCAAATTACCTCACCTCAGTGGCAGGAGTAAGCCCTTGCATCGGAGAAATACTACTGAGCAATCGG gtcCTAGTCCAGAGACTTCTACTAAGAGAAAACAATTCGCGTCCAGCAAATCAGTATCATATGAGACGGGCGTCGCGCTTGGAGAAGTGTTGGTAACGCAACTAGAAGTTCAGTTGCCCAACACATTCAATGGCAACGATGATTATAGAAA CATGACTGTACTGGAGTTGGCCGAGGCGCTTTCGCAAAAAACTCGAGATGTCGACCGAATAGTTCAATTGCTGGAGGCTCTACAAAGTATTATCGTGAAAACCTTACCAGGAAACAGCCTTCGTGAGTTAGTTCTACGTTCGTTATACACGCATATTGACTGCGAAGATGAACGTGTTCTGGTGGCTACTGCTAGAGCTATGCTAACG atgGGTGTAACTGGTTCACACTTAGCCGCCGCCTGTAAACTTGTATTTAAAATCGCAAGAAACGACAAAAACGaccatttttttaagaatagtaATCTTCTTG ACTTGCTCGTGGAAGGATGCGGTCGTGTGGATCCACTCACGGAAAGCGAATGTTGCGTTTATGCGGCGGGTGCGTTGCGTTTTCTGGCGTTGGAGCCGCGACTGTGTGCGTTGGCGCATCGCGCTGGTGCGTTGCCACTCACTGCATTACACCTCAAGATATTGAATAATGCG aAAACGGAAAGACCTCGTCATGTTTCTGAGCAAGCCACACACGCGCTTTACCAAGTGACGGGTGCTCTTCGTAACCTGGCGGGAGGTGAGGAGAGCGGGCGAGCGTTTGCAGCGAGTGGCGTCCTCGCCGAGCTGTTAGCCGCGCTCACTCTGCACACCGATCGAGATGTGCTCACCAACGTGGCAAGGTGTCTCAG CGTTCTATCAGCCGAAGAGAGCTGCTGTGAATGGTTGTGTGCGTCGCCAATAAGTGCCAGTGCATTGCTAACTGCATTAGCCGCTTGCGCATCAAGAGCTCCACTTACTGTCCGTTTGGCTTACACTCTGGGCAACATGGCCGCTGCTGACGAACAAGCTCGTATCAAC ATTTACAACGAAGAAGGTGGTATCGATGTGCTACTGACGATTCTGGAGTCCTATGCTCAACGAAATGAGATCGATGCAAGAGACCTTGATGCCGATCCAGACTTACATTTAGTGG GGTCTGACCTTGGTGGATCTGACGGATCTAATGAAGATGTACTTATAAAG ACAGTACGCGTGATAGCTAACCTCTGCCTCGCCGAGTTTGCTGGTAGGGGATTGGCAGCGTCGCACGCAGAACGAACAGTTCGCGCGCTCCTATCCTGCTTGCAGTTGGCTGAAAAACCCGTCCATAAG acgGTTGAGATATCAGAAGAAGACTACAACTCATGGGTGGAACGTCACGAAGAGTTGGCTATGGCGGCACTTGCAACTCTGAACAATATTACTTTCTTCTTCGAGCCTTCGGAGTCTTCACACCACAATATACTTGATCAGCTTTGCAAAG CTACATGTCGATGGGTGCGCGGTACAGGCGCTGCAGCCTGTGAGGCTGTGCGGGCTCTGGGCAACTTGACGCGATCAGCTCGCGCTTCTCAACTCATCGTACTGGAAGGAGCTCTTGATGCTTTGTCTCCGTTGCAACACCATG AGGACCCCAGCGTGCGTTGCGCGGCGGCGGGCGTGCTCGTGAACGTGTGCGGCGCGGGAAGTGCGGGCGAGGCAGCGACTGCCGCGGCGCGTGCCCTGAGGCATGCGGCGCACACACGTGACGTGCCAGCCGCCGCGTTGCTCACTCGCGCGCTTTGGAACGCTCAAGCGCATCGCCCGCTCGACCCCGCGCAAGCTCAACAGACCACTGCTGCGCTATCCGTCTTTATTG ACGATGATACGATGTTCACCGCCTGCGAAGCATCAAAAATCGGCGAGCGACGTGCCAGCGACCCGCAATTGTCAAGGCTTCATCAC GTAAAATTTGATGTCGACAACAACAATTATCAGGACGAAATGAAGGATCTTTGTCATGAACCAAACCTGGCAGTCAAGGCTTTCAGTGTAGAAGAAGACCTGCACTTGGATcattacgatgatgatgacggggAGCG GTATTCTGGTGAAGACCTAGGGTTTGAGGAAGGTGAGATAGAGGAATGCGAATGTGGTCCGTGTAAGAGATTGGCGGCGTGGGAAGAGTTGGTGGGAGTGGCCATACCTTTGCTGGAGCAGCTCCGACCCCCGAGAGCTGACGCCTCTGTAGGCACGGACTAA